In Phlebotomus papatasi isolate M1 chromosome 1, Ppap_2.1, whole genome shotgun sequence, the following proteins share a genomic window:
- the LOC129801183 gene encoding cytochrome P450 4d1-like codes for MISIYLFTTFFALFAYLLFKYCYNYFRIVVKIWDMPLAYPVPFLGCSVKFFRKKDEDLLTELIKVVENKETPCNAAFLGPLCHVFVTHHEDVKVLLTSPDALDKTYHYRYLFNETNLLVVPGHVWKVHRKLLNPHFTSPVVHTFIPLFNIKIDILVRKIRENILSNEPDIRDTVHNCFLDMICATTFGVDLNLQEGKHTEFAEAIDNYAKMVARRFFNFYLQVNWIFRWTPVGRLYHKSLNVLHNMTKKVVKEHIKNRQNSPELTSADNSSSTLMHHVVNLLEDGLFTQENLYDTVEIMILAGFETAAVTMMNIFLMLAMHPDVQERCLEEILRVCGQDGDVTGQDIVQLHYVETVIKETLRLYPVAPTIGRKPSKDIQLRNRIIPKGVHIIIVSYLVHRDPKVWGEDSNDFKPDRFQPENFSKIPYYSYIPYSAGSRNCIGPKYAMLVMKIVLVKVLRKYFFYTARPLKMSDLKCAMYTTIKIIQINELRVKERLQ; via the exons ATGAtctcaatttatttgtttacaACTTTCTTTGCATTATTTGCTTATCTTCTCTTTAAATACTGTTACAACTACTTTAGAATTGTAGTAAAAATATGGGATATGCCCCTTGCATATCCGGTACCCTTTCTTGGATGTTCTGTgaagttcttcagaaaaaaGGATGAAG ATCTTCTCACCGAGTTAATTAAAGTGGTGGAAAATAAGGAGACTCCATGCAATGCTGCCTTCTTGGGCCCCCTTTGTCACGTCTTTGTTACACATCACGAAGATGTGAAGGTTCTATTGACATCACCCGATGCCCTAGACAAAACTTATCACTACAGATATCTATTCAATGAGACAAATCTCCTCGTAGTTCCAG GTCACGTGTGGAAAGTGCATCGGAAGCTTCTAAATCCCCACTTTACATCACCAGTTGTTCACACGTTCATTCCGCTCTTTAACATCAAGATTGATATACTTGTGCGGAAGATACGTGAGAATATACTGAGCAATGAACCCGATATTCGTGATACTGTGCACAATTGCTTCTTGGACATGATCTGTGCCACGACCTTTGGGGTGGATCTGAACCTTCAAGAGGGCAAACATACTGAATTTGCCGAAGCAATTGATAACTACGCGAAAATGGTAGCAAGGCGATTCTTCAATTTCTACCTTCAGGTCAATTGGATTTTTCGTTGGACACCAGTTGGACGATTGTATCATAAATCTCTCAATGTGCTTCACAATATGACAAAGAAAGTAGTCAAAGAGCACATAAAAAACCGCCAAAATAGCCCTGAACTAACAAGTGCAGACAACTCTTCCTCAACTCTGATGCATCACGTGGTAAATCTTTTGGAGGACGGCCTCTTTACTCAGGAAAATTTGTATGATACAGTAGAAATAATGATTCTAGCTGGTTTTGAAACAGCTGCAGTTACCATGATGAATATCTTCCTTATGTTAGCCATGCATCCTGATGTTCAGGAACGATGTCTTGAGGAAATTCTAAGAGTATGTGGACAGGATGGGGATGTTACAGGGCAGGATATTGTGCAACTGCATTATGTGGAAACTGTGATCAAG gaaactttGAGGCTTTATCCGGTTGCTCCAACAATTGGGCGAAAGCCTTCAAAAGATATTCAACTGAGAAATCGGATTATCCCAAAAGGCGTCCACATAATTATTGTCAGCTACCTGGTGCACAGGGATCCAAAAGTTTGGGGTGAAGATTCGAATGACTTCAAGCCAGATCGTTTTCAACCTGAGAATTTCTCCAAGATTCCCTACTACAGTTATATTCCCTACAGTGCCGGTTCGAGAAATTGCATTGGACCAAAGTACGCAATGCTAGTAATGAAAATTGTACTTGTTAAGGTTCTCAGGAAGTACTTCTTCTACACAGCCAGGCCCCTTAAAATGAGTGATCTTAAGTGTGCAATGTATACAACAATTAAAATTATCCAGATCAATGAACTCCGTGTGAAAGAAAGATTGCAGTAA